One part of the Vicia villosa cultivar HV-30 ecotype Madison, WI linkage group LG6, Vvil1.0, whole genome shotgun sequence genome encodes these proteins:
- the LOC131614670 gene encoding protein STRICTOSIDINE SYNTHASE-LIKE 2-like: protein MAITTQLQLLVAAVVAIVVITYKRSVQPSSDVNITFVPFGGSNDWQYEIVPIENGAVGPESFAFDPHGEGPYTGVSNGRIIKWNRHENRWLNFAVTSSHRVDECGGPYKEHSKIENICGRPLGLCFNIASGQLYVADAYIGLVVIEPNGGTARKLISHAADYQHLAFPNGLDIDQHSGAVYFTTSSSKYERRNYVSLILSGDKSGRLIKYEPKTEQLTVLLNNLTFPNGVALSKDGNYILIAETTNCRILRYWLKSPKAGTLEVFANLPGFGDNIKRSPRGGFWVGINSKKDTFMKWIQSYPWIGKGLVMLPLDITKIYSYLVKVSGSSGMAIRLSDEGDVLEIVEDDRSGNRMSISDAEERDGLLWVGSVDTPFAIKYNISVAQQE, encoded by the exons ATGGCAATAACAACACAACTGCAGCTTCTCGTGGCAGCCGTAGTGGCAATTGTTGTGATAACATACAAGCGCAGCGTTCAACCATCCAGCGATGTAAACATAACATTTGTACCATTCGGAGGTTCCAATGATTGGCAATATGAGATTGTTCCAATTGAAAACGGTGCTGTTGGACCGGAGAGTTTCGCCTTTGATCCTCACGGTGAAGGCCCGTATACAGGCGTTTCTAACGGTAGAATTATCAAATGGAACCGCCATGAAAATCGTTGGCTCAATTTTGCGGTCACTTCTTCTCACAG AGTTGATGAATGTGGAGGACCGTATAAGGAGCATTCCAAGATAGAGAACATATGCGGGCGCCCACTCGGGCTTTGCTTTAATATCGCATCGGGCCAACTTTATGTCGCCGATGCATACATAGGCCTAGTTGTTATTGAGCCAAATGGTGGCACTGCTAGAAAACTCATATCACATGCAGCAGATTATCAACACTTGGCTTTTCCAAACGGTTTGGATATTGATCAACATTCTGGAGCAGTGTACTTTACCACCAGCAGTTCCAAATATGAGAGAAG GAACTACGTGTCTCTGATCCTAAGTGGAGACAAATCAGGGAGACTAATAAAATATGAACCAAAAACTGAACAATTAACTGTTCTTCTAAACAATCTCACATTTCCAAATGGAGTAGCACTAAGCAAAGATGGTAACTATATTCTAATAGCAGAAACTACAAACTGTAGAATACTAAGATACTGGTTAAAATCACCAAAAGCTGGAACATTGGAAGTCTTTGCCAACCTACCAGGTTTTGGAGACAACATAAAAAGAAGTCCAAGGGGTGGATTTTGGGTTGGAATAAACTCAAAAAAAGATACATTTATGAAATGGATACAATCATA TCCATGGATAGGAAAAGGGTTGGTTATGCTTCCTTTGGACATAACAAAAATTTACTCATATTTAGTTAAGGTGAGTGGGAGTAGTGGAATGGCAATAAGGCTAAGTGATGAAGGTGATGTGTTGGAGATTGTTGAAGATGATAGAAGTGGAAATAGAATGTCTATTAGTGATGCTGAGGAAAGAGATGGACTGTTATGGGTGGGATCGGTTGATACACCATTTGCTATTAAGTATAATATTTCTGTGGCACAACAAGAATAG